One Fusobacterium nucleatum genomic window carries:
- a CDS encoding TrkA family potassium uptake protein, producing MKQYLVIGLGRFGTSVAKTLYEAEKNVLAIDIDEDNVQDKIDTNIIKNAVIGDPSDEKVLKDIGAENFDVAFICMGDIEASVMIALNLKELGIKTIIAKAINKKHGKILTKVGATEIVYPEEHMGKRIAELTIDTDVKERLKFSDNFVLVEVKAPSTFWNNSLINLDVRNKYNINIVGIKKAQEEFIPNPTANIIIEEGDILMIITDKKSVEAFNKLI from the coding sequence ATGAAACAATATTTAGTAATAGGTTTAGGAAGATTTGGAACAAGTGTTGCAAAAACTTTATATGAGGCAGAAAAAAATGTTTTAGCTATAGATATAGATGAGGATAATGTTCAAGATAAAATTGACACAAATATAATAAAAAATGCTGTAATTGGTGATCCAAGTGATGAAAAAGTCCTTAAAGATATTGGAGCAGAAAATTTTGATGTTGCCTTCATTTGTATGGGAGATATAGAAGCAAGTGTTATGATAGCACTTAACTTAAAGGAATTGGGAATAAAAACAATTATAGCAAAAGCTATAAATAAGAAACATGGAAAAATTCTTACAAAAGTTGGAGCAACTGAAATAGTTTATCCAGAAGAACATATGGGAAAAAGAATAGCAGAGCTTACAATAGATACAGATGTAAAAGAACGTTTAAAATTTTCAGACAATTTTGTTTTAGTTGAAGTAAAAGCACCAAGTACATTTTGGAATAACAGCCTTATAAATTTAGATGTTAGAAATAAATATAATATAAATATAGTTGGGATAAAAAAAGCTCAAGAGGAATTTATACCTAATCCAACTGCAAATATCATAATAGAAGAAGGAGATATATTAATGATTATAACTGATAAAAAATCAGTAGAAGCATTTAATAAATTGATTTAG